A genome region from Streptomyces sp. S4.7 includes the following:
- the ftsW gene encoding putative lipid II flippase FtsW, whose product MPADDTAGSAPPPVRPWAGGRPRAAAPSFTAPSFAPPSLALPGGAEGPATGPERSLWPPALALRGRAPGAAVRRAPAVRGGSGARLPRPPRGNRVRRMYERARRAWDRPLTAYYLIFGAGLLLTALGLVMVYSASMIKALELSLPGSYFFRKQFLAAVIGAGLMLVASRMPGKLHRALSYPLLVGAVFLMVLVQVPGIGHAVNGNQNWIYLGGPFQLQPSEFGKLALILWGADLLARKQDKRLLTQWKHLLVPLVPVAFMLLGLIMLGGDMGTAIILAAILLGLLWLAGAPTRLFGGVLAVTLALGFVLIKTSPNRMSRLACIGATEPGPGDQCWQAVHGIYALASGGWFGSGLGASVEKWGQLPEPHTDFIFAITGEELGLAGTLSVLALFAALGYAGIRVAGRTEDPFVRYAAGGVTTWITAQAVVNVGAVLGLLPIAGVPLPLFSYGGSALLPTMFAVGLLIAFAREDPAAKAALAMRRPGVKRKTMRRRVKKRPSGER is encoded by the coding sequence ATGCCGGCCGACGACACCGCGGGCAGTGCCCCGCCCCCCGTGCGTCCATGGGCGGGCGGACGGCCGCGCGCCGCCGCACCGTCGTTCACCGCACCGTCCTTCGCCCCGCCGTCCCTCGCCCTGCCGGGAGGGGCAGAGGGGCCCGCCACGGGTCCCGAGCGGTCGCTGTGGCCGCCCGCTCTCGCCCTGCGTGGCCGGGCCCCCGGAGCGGCCGTACGACGCGCTCCCGCGGTCCGTGGCGGCTCCGGCGCCCGGTTGCCCCGCCCGCCGCGGGGCAACCGCGTACGGCGGATGTACGAGCGGGCCCGCCGCGCCTGGGACCGCCCCCTCACCGCGTACTACCTGATCTTCGGCGCCGGGCTGCTGCTCACCGCGCTCGGTCTGGTGATGGTCTACAGCGCCTCGATGATCAAGGCGCTGGAGCTCTCCCTGCCCGGCTCGTATTTCTTCCGCAAACAGTTCCTGGCCGCGGTCATCGGCGCCGGACTCATGCTCGTCGCGTCCCGGATGCCCGGCAAACTGCACCGCGCGCTCTCCTACCCGCTGCTCGTCGGGGCCGTCTTCCTGATGGTCCTCGTGCAGGTCCCGGGGATAGGGCACGCGGTCAACGGCAACCAGAACTGGATCTACCTCGGCGGCCCCTTCCAGCTCCAGCCCAGCGAGTTCGGCAAGCTGGCGCTGATCCTGTGGGGCGCCGATCTGCTCGCCCGCAAACAGGACAAGCGGCTGCTGACCCAGTGGAAACATCTGCTGGTGCCGCTCGTCCCGGTCGCCTTCATGCTGCTCGGACTGATCATGCTCGGCGGCGACATGGGCACCGCGATCATCCTCGCCGCGATCCTCTTGGGACTGCTGTGGCTGGCGGGGGCGCCCACCCGGCTCTTCGGCGGTGTGCTCGCCGTCACCCTCGCCCTCGGCTTCGTCCTCATCAAGACCAGCCCCAACCGCATGTCCAGGCTCGCCTGCATCGGCGCCACGGAGCCCGGCCCCGGCGACCAGTGCTGGCAGGCCGTGCACGGCATCTACGCGCTGGCCTCCGGCGGATGGTTCGGTTCCGGACTCGGCGCGAGTGTGGAAAAATGGGGTCAACTCCCGGAACCTCACACCGACTTCATCTTCGCCATCACCGGGGAGGAACTGGGGCTGGCGGGGACGCTGTCGGTACTCGCCCTGTTCGCGGCTCTAGGCTATGCGGGTATCCGCGTGGCCGGACGCACGGAGGACCCCTTCGTGAGGTACGCGGCGGGAGGCGTGACCACGTGGATCACGGCGCAGGCCGTGGTCAACGTCGGCGCGGTGCTCGGTCTGCTGCCGATCGCCGGAGTCCCGCTCCCGCTGTTCTCCTACGGAGGCTCAGCCCTGCTGCCGACCATGTTCGCTGTCGGGCTGCTGATCGCGTTCGCGCGAGAGGATCCGGCCGCGAAAGCGGCCCTGGCCATGCGAAGGCCCGGCGTGAAAAGGAAGACGATGAGACGGCGCGTCAAGAAGCGTCCGTCCGGAGAGCGGTGA
- the murD gene encoding UDP-N-acetylmuramoyl-L-alanine--D-glutamate ligase, which yields MSGPQPADAAAGLRARWQGKRVTVAGLGVSGIPAARTLRDLGADVTVVNDGDDERARTQAAELAGTGVTVRLGDGATLPEGTELVVTAPGWQPDKPLFRAAAEAGVPVWGDVELAWQLRGPDAAPWLAVTGTNGKTTTVRMLAAILRAAGLRTEAVGNIGVSLLDAVLPDDNGREKYDVLAVELSSYQLHWAPSLRAHSGAVLNIAPDHLDWHGSMEAYTAAKGRIYEGNTVACVYNVADKVTEDLVREADVEEGCRAIGFTLGTPGPSQLGVVEGLLVDRAFVENRSEQAQELAEVADVQPPAPHNIANALAAAALARAYGVAPAAVRDGLRAFRPDPHRIEHVADVADVSYIDDSKATNTHAAEASLAAYDPIVWIAGGLAKGASFDELVEKSAKRLRGVVLIGRDRALIREALTRHAPEVPVVDLEQTDTGAMSAAVRAAASLAKSGDTVLMAPACASMDMFVNYNKRGEAFADAVRALAAEHA from the coding sequence GTGAGCGGCCCCCAGCCGGCCGACGCGGCGGCCGGGCTCCGTGCCCGGTGGCAGGGCAAGCGGGTCACCGTCGCCGGTCTCGGAGTCTCCGGGATCCCGGCGGCCCGCACCCTGCGGGACCTCGGCGCCGACGTCACGGTCGTCAACGACGGCGACGACGAGCGCGCCCGTACCCAGGCCGCCGAACTGGCCGGGACGGGCGTCACCGTACGGCTCGGCGACGGCGCGACCCTCCCCGAGGGAACCGAACTCGTCGTCACCGCCCCCGGCTGGCAGCCCGACAAGCCCCTCTTCCGCGCCGCCGCCGAGGCCGGTGTACCGGTCTGGGGAGACGTCGAACTCGCCTGGCAGCTCAGGGGCCCCGACGCCGCGCCCTGGCTGGCCGTCACCGGCACCAACGGCAAGACCACGACCGTGCGGATGCTCGCCGCGATCCTCCGGGCGGCCGGCCTGCGTACCGAGGCCGTCGGCAACATCGGTGTCTCGCTGCTCGACGCCGTCCTGCCCGACGACAACGGCCGCGAGAAGTACGACGTCCTCGCCGTCGAACTCTCCAGCTACCAGTTGCACTGGGCACCGAGCCTGCGCGCCCACTCCGGCGCCGTCCTCAACATCGCGCCCGACCACCTCGACTGGCACGGCTCCATGGAGGCGTACACCGCCGCCAAGGGCCGGATCTACGAGGGCAACACCGTCGCCTGCGTCTACAACGTCGCCGACAAGGTGACCGAGGACCTGGTGCGCGAGGCCGACGTCGAGGAGGGCTGCCGCGCGATCGGCTTCACCCTCGGCACTCCCGGACCCTCCCAACTCGGCGTCGTGGAGGGCCTCCTGGTCGACCGCGCCTTCGTCGAGAACCGAAGCGAGCAGGCCCAGGAGCTGGCCGAGGTCGCGGATGTCCAGCCACCGGCCCCGCACAACATCGCCAACGCCCTCGCGGCGGCGGCCCTCGCCCGCGCGTACGGTGTCGCACCCGCCGCCGTACGCGACGGACTGCGCGCCTTCCGCCCCGACCCGCACCGCATCGAACACGTCGCGGACGTCGCGGACGTCAGCTACATCGACGACTCCAAGGCCACCAACACCCATGCCGCGGAGGCGTCCCTGGCGGCCTACGACCCGATCGTCTGGATCGCCGGAGGTCTCGCCAAGGGCGCGTCCTTCGACGAACTGGTCGAGAAGTCCGCGAAGCGGCTGCGCGGCGTGGTTCTCATCGGCCGCGACCGGGCGCTGATCCGCGAAGCCCTCACGCGACACGCCCCCGAAGTCCCTGTCGTCGACCTCGAACAGACGGACACTGGTGCGATGTCGGCGGCGGTCCGTGCGGCGGCGAGCCTCGCGAAGTCCGGGGACACCGTCCTGATGGCCCCGGCCTGTGCCTCGATGGACATGTTCGTCAACTACAACAAGCGGGGCGAGGCGTTCGCGGACGCCGTCCGCGCCCTCGCCGCCGAGCACGCCTGA
- the mraY gene encoding phospho-N-acetylmuramoyl-pentapeptide-transferase: MRQILFAGAIGLFLTLIGTPLLIKLLARKGYGQFIRDDGPRSHGSKQGTPTMGGIAFILATLIAYALAKVITGEDPTFSGVLVLFLMAGMGLVGFLDDYIKIVKQRSLGLRAKAKMAGQLIVGIAFAVLSLQFADIRGNTPASTKLSFVTDFGWSIGPVLFVVWALFMILAMSNGVNLTDGLDGLATGASVMVFGAYTFIGLWQFQESCANALTLTNPEACFEVRDPLDLAVVASALMGSCFGFLWWNTSPAKIFMGDTGSLALGGALAGLAICSRTELLIALLGGLFALITMSVVIQVGSFRLTGKRVFRMAPLQHHFELKGWSEVLVVVRFWIIQGMCVIVGLGLFYAGWAADK; this comes from the coding sequence ATGAGGCAGATCCTCTTCGCGGGAGCCATCGGGCTCTTCCTGACCCTGATCGGCACGCCGCTGCTGATCAAACTGCTGGCCCGCAAGGGTTACGGGCAGTTCATCAGGGACGACGGCCCGCGCAGCCACGGCAGCAAGCAGGGCACGCCCACCATGGGTGGCATCGCCTTCATCCTGGCCACGCTGATCGCCTACGCCCTGGCGAAGGTGATCACCGGCGAGGACCCGACGTTCTCCGGTGTGCTGGTCCTCTTCCTGATGGCGGGGATGGGCCTGGTCGGTTTCCTTGACGACTACATCAAGATCGTCAAGCAGCGTTCGCTGGGCCTGCGGGCCAAGGCGAAGATGGCCGGACAGCTGATCGTCGGCATCGCCTTCGCGGTGCTCTCGCTCCAGTTCGCCGACATCCGCGGCAACACCCCCGCCTCCACCAAGCTGTCGTTCGTCACGGACTTCGGCTGGTCCATCGGGCCGGTGCTGTTCGTGGTCTGGGCGCTGTTCATGATTCTCGCGATGTCCAACGGCGTGAATCTGACGGACGGTCTGGACGGTCTGGCCACCGGTGCGTCGGTGATGGTCTTCGGCGCCTACACGTTCATCGGCCTCTGGCAGTTCCAGGAGTCCTGCGCCAACGCGCTGACGCTCACCAACCCCGAGGCATGCTTCGAGGTACGAGATCCGCTCGACCTCGCCGTCGTCGCCTCCGCCCTCATGGGCTCCTGCTTCGGCTTCCTGTGGTGGAACACCTCACCCGCCAAGATCTTCATGGGCGACACCGGCTCGCTGGCGCTCGGCGGCGCCCTCGCGGGCCTCGCCATCTGCTCCCGTACCGAACTCCTGATCGCCCTGCTCGGCGGCCTCTTCGCCCTCATCACCATGTCCGTGGTGATCCAGGTCGGTTCGTTCCGGCTGACCGGCAAGCGCGTCTTCAGGATGGCCCCGCTCCAGCACCACTTCGAACTGAAGGGGTGGTCCGAAGTCCTTGTCGTGGTCCGGTTCTGGATCATCCAGGGCATGTGCGTGATCGTCGGACTCGGACTCTTCTACGCGGGCTGGGCGGCCGACAAGTGA
- the murF gene encoding UDP-N-acetylmuramoyl-tripeptide--D-alanyl-D-alanine ligase: protein MITLSLAEIATIVGGQSYDIPDPDAHVTGPVVIDSRRVADGSLFVAFAGENVDGHNYARRAVEAGATAVLAVRPVGVPAIVVEDVVQALGALARAVVERTGATTVALTGSSGKTSTKDLIAQLLRREAPTVWPEGNLNNEIGLPLTALRAAEDTRFLVLEMGARYIGDIRYLTGLVPPRIGLVLNVGTAHIGEFGGREQIAQAKGEMVESLPSAEEGGIAVLNADDPLVRAMASRTKARVVLFGESDEADVRAENVHIDGLGRPSFRLRTPTGCSELTLRLYGEHHVSNALAATAVAHELGMSVDEIALALSEAETLSRWRMEVTERADGVTIVNDAYNANPDSMRAALRALVAMGGAARETGGRTWAVLGPMAELGDEALAEHDAVGRLAVRLNVSKLVAVGGREASWLQLGAYNEGSWGEESVHVSDAQAAVDLLRSELRSGDVVLVKASRSAGLERVAQALLENAVEGEVSGR, encoded by the coding sequence GTGATCACCCTCTCCCTCGCCGAGATCGCCACCATCGTCGGCGGGCAGTCGTACGACATACCGGATCCGGACGCCCACGTCACCGGCCCCGTCGTCATCGACTCCCGCCGGGTCGCGGACGGCAGCCTCTTCGTCGCCTTCGCCGGCGAGAACGTCGACGGCCACAACTACGCCCGCCGCGCCGTCGAGGCGGGCGCCACCGCCGTGCTGGCCGTCCGGCCCGTCGGGGTCCCCGCCATCGTCGTCGAGGACGTCGTACAGGCCCTCGGCGCCCTCGCACGCGCCGTCGTGGAGCGCACCGGCGCCACGACCGTCGCGCTCACCGGATCGTCGGGCAAGACCAGCACCAAGGACCTCATCGCCCAACTCCTGCGGCGCGAGGCCCCCACCGTCTGGCCCGAAGGAAACCTCAACAACGAGATCGGACTCCCGCTCACCGCTCTGCGCGCCGCCGAGGACACCCGCTTCCTCGTCCTGGAGATGGGGGCGCGCTACATCGGTGACATCCGCTACCTCACCGGCCTCGTCCCGCCGAGGATCGGCCTTGTGCTGAACGTCGGCACCGCCCACATCGGCGAGTTCGGCGGACGCGAGCAGATCGCCCAGGCCAAGGGCGAGATGGTCGAGTCCCTGCCGTCCGCCGAGGAGGGCGGCATCGCCGTCCTGAACGCCGACGACCCCCTCGTACGCGCCATGGCCTCCCGCACCAAGGCGCGCGTCGTGCTGTTCGGGGAGTCCGACGAAGCAGACGTACGGGCAGAGAACGTGCACATCGACGGACTCGGCAGACCCTCCTTCCGCCTTCGAACACCCACCGGGTGCAGCGAGCTGACGCTGCGGCTGTACGGTGAGCACCACGTGTCGAACGCGCTCGCCGCGACCGCCGTCGCCCATGAGTTGGGCATGTCCGTCGACGAGATCGCCCTGGCGCTCTCCGAGGCGGAGACCCTCTCCCGCTGGCGTATGGAGGTCACCGAGCGCGCGGACGGCGTGACGATCGTCAACGACGCCTACAACGCGAACCCCGACTCCATGAGGGCAGCGCTCCGCGCGCTGGTCGCCATGGGCGGTGCCGCCAGGGAAACCGGCGGACGCACGTGGGCGGTGCTCGGCCCGATGGCCGAACTCGGTGACGAGGCGCTCGCCGAGCACGACGCGGTCGGACGGCTCGCCGTCCGGCTCAACGTCAGCAAGCTCGTCGCAGTCGGGGGCAGGGAAGCGTCCTGGCTGCAACTGGGCGCCTACAACGAGGGTTCGTGGGGTGAGGAGTCGGTGCACGTGTCCGACGCGCAGGCGGCGGTCGATCTGTTGCGCAGTGAACTGCGTTCGGGAGACGTCGTGCTGGTGAAGGCTTCGAGGTCGGCCGGACTGGAGCGGGTCGCCCAGGCACTGCTCGAGAACGCAGTCGAGGGCGAGGTCTCCGGCCGATGA
- a CDS encoding UDP-N-acetylmuramoyl-L-alanyl-D-glutamate--2,6-diaminopimelate ligase has translation MNHPGAPRPDQVRPTSLVDLAARLGAEPPADGAATGITHDSRAVREGDVYAALPGARFHGADFAAQAADLGAAAILTDPAGAERAAATGLPVLVTPDPRGSMGELAAEIYGHPGADLLQIGITGTSGKTTTAYLVEGGLRGAGHHTGLIGTVEMRIGDERIKSERTTPEATDLQALLAVMRERGVDSVAMEVSSHALVLGRVDGCVFDIAVFNNLSPEHMEFHSGMEDYFQAKARLFTPERSRVGVVNFDDEYGRRLVHEAGVPITTFSAEGHPDADWRAEDVEVGRQGSLFTVVSPKGERIRAEAPLPGPFNVANTLAAVVTLAVAGIDPQIAADGVAAVPGVPGRLERVDAGQPYLAVVDYAHKTDAVESVLRSLRKVTRGKVHIVLGCGGDRDRSKRPSMGAAAARLADTAVLTSDNPRSEDPLAILAAMLAGAAEVPIHERGDVLVDADRAAAIASVVSRAAEGDTVLVAGKGHEQGQDIAGVVRAFDDRQVLREAIERSRRHGSESTGRE, from the coding sequence GTGAACCACCCCGGAGCGCCCCGCCCCGACCAGGTCCGGCCGACCTCGCTCGTGGACCTGGCCGCCCGGCTGGGAGCCGAGCCCCCGGCCGACGGAGCGGCGACGGGCATCACCCACGACTCGCGAGCGGTACGCGAAGGGGACGTGTACGCCGCCCTGCCCGGTGCCCGCTTCCACGGCGCCGACTTCGCCGCCCAGGCGGCCGACCTCGGCGCGGCGGCCATCCTCACCGACCCGGCGGGCGCCGAGCGCGCCGCCGCCACCGGCCTGCCGGTGCTGGTGACCCCCGATCCACGGGGCAGCATGGGTGAACTGGCCGCCGAGATCTACGGCCACCCCGGCGCCGACCTCCTCCAGATCGGCATCACCGGCACCTCCGGCAAGACCACCACCGCGTATCTCGTCGAGGGCGGACTGCGCGGCGCCGGACACCACACCGGGCTCATCGGCACCGTCGAGATGCGCATCGGCGACGAGCGCATCAAATCCGAGCGCACCACCCCCGAGGCCACCGACCTCCAGGCGCTCCTCGCCGTCATGCGCGAGCGCGGCGTGGACTCCGTCGCGATGGAGGTTTCCAGCCACGCCCTGGTGCTCGGCCGGGTCGACGGCTGTGTCTTCGACATCGCCGTCTTCAACAACCTCAGCCCGGAACACATGGAGTTCCACTCCGGCATGGAGGACTACTTCCAGGCCAAGGCACGGCTGTTCACCCCCGAGCGCAGCCGTGTCGGCGTGGTGAACTTCGACGACGAGTACGGCCGCCGGCTCGTCCACGAGGCGGGCGTACCCATCACGACGTTCTCCGCCGAGGGCCACCCGGACGCCGACTGGCGCGCCGAGGACGTCGAGGTCGGCCGGCAGGGCAGCCTCTTCACCGTCGTCAGCCCCAAGGGCGAGCGGATCCGCGCCGAGGCCCCGCTGCCCGGCCCGTTCAACGTCGCCAACACCCTCGCCGCCGTCGTCACCCTCGCCGTGGCCGGAATCGATCCGCAGATCGCCGCCGACGGCGTCGCGGCCGTCCCCGGCGTCCCCGGCCGGCTGGAGCGGGTCGACGCCGGACAGCCCTACCTCGCCGTCGTCGACTACGCCCACAAGACGGACGCCGTCGAATCGGTGCTGCGCTCCCTGCGCAAGGTCACCCGGGGCAAGGTGCACATCGTCCTGGGCTGCGGCGGCGACCGCGACCGGTCCAAGCGCCCCTCGATGGGCGCCGCGGCGGCGCGACTCGCCGACACCGCCGTACTGACCTCGGACAACCCGCGCTCCGAGGACCCGCTCGCGATCCTCGCCGCGATGCTCGCGGGCGCCGCCGAGGTGCCGATCCACGAGCGCGGTGACGTCCTGGTCGACGCCGACCGCGCGGCGGCCATCGCGTCCGTGGTGTCGAGGGCGGCCGAGGGCGACACCGTCCTCGTCGCCGGCAAGGGCCACGAACAGGGCCAGGACATCGCCGGGGTGGTACGCGCCTTCGACGACCGTCAGGTGCTGCGCGAGGCCATCGAACGCTCCCGCCGCCACGGGAGCGAGAGCACCGGTCGGGAATGA